In Bacteroidales bacterium, the following proteins share a genomic window:
- the rpmG gene encoding 50S ribosomal protein L33: MAKKGNRVQVILECTEHKDSGLPGISRYITTKNRKNTPDRLELKKYNPILKKYTIHREIK; the protein is encoded by the coding sequence ATGGCGAAGAAAGGAAACAGGGTTCAGGTCATTCTCGAATGCACCGAACATAAAGATAGCGGATTACCCGGCATTTCGAGGTATATTACTACCAAGAACAGGAAGAACACCCCTGACCGCCTCGAACTGAAGAAGTACAATCCGATTCTGAAAAAGTATACTATTCACAGGGAAATCAAATAA
- a CDS encoding DUF4295 domain-containing protein, whose translation MAKKVVATLKTGSGKEYTRVIKMVKSPDGQYSFREEIVHKEHVKDFFASK comes from the coding sequence ATGGCAAAGAAAGTTGTTGCTACGCTGAAGACCGGTTCCGGTAAGGAATATACCCGGGTTATCAAAATGGTAAAATCGCCCGACGGACAGTATTCCTTCAGGGAAGAAATTGTCCATAAGGAACACGTAAAAGATTTTTTTGCATCCAAATAA
- the ftsY gene encoding signal recognition particle-docking protein FtsY, which translates to MIFFSRERKESLVRGLDKTRESLFQRIARAITGKSHIDDEVLANLEEVLIASDVGVDTTIRIIRRLEERVAREKISGIDELNRILMEETVALLAENPAGSATDFASPLPSVPYVIMVVGVNGVGKTTTIGKLAWHYTRAGKKVLLGAADTFRAAAIDQLAIWAERSGAELIRQQMGADPASVAFDALNAAKARGADVVIVDTAGRLHNKINLMNELSKVRKVMQKVIPDAPHEVLLVLDGSTGQNAFEQAKEFTRATEVTGICITKLDGTARGGVVIGISDQFKIPVKFIGVGEKIEDLQVFDRVEFVQSLFEPKK; encoded by the coding sequence ATGATTTTTTTCAGCAGAGAGAGGAAAGAGTCGCTCGTAAGGGGGCTCGACAAAACCAGGGAATCCCTTTTTCAGCGGATTGCCAGGGCAATTACCGGTAAATCGCATATTGACGACGAAGTACTGGCCAACCTTGAAGAAGTGCTCATCGCCTCGGATGTGGGAGTAGATACCACCATCCGCATCATCCGAAGGCTGGAAGAGAGGGTGGCCCGTGAGAAGATTTCCGGCATTGATGAACTGAACCGCATTCTCATGGAAGAAACAGTAGCCCTGCTTGCCGAGAATCCGGCGGGCAGTGCAACGGATTTTGCTTCTCCGCTTCCTTCCGTTCCCTATGTGATTATGGTGGTGGGTGTGAACGGGGTAGGGAAGACCACAACCATCGGGAAACTGGCCTGGCATTATACCCGGGCAGGGAAAAAAGTATTACTTGGTGCAGCCGATACCTTCAGGGCGGCAGCCATCGACCAGCTTGCCATCTGGGCCGAGCGGTCGGGAGCGGAACTCATCCGTCAGCAAATGGGCGCTGACCCCGCTTCTGTGGCCTTCGACGCATTGAATGCGGCAAAAGCCCGGGGAGCCGATGTGGTCATTGTCGATACGGCAGGGCGTTTGCACAACAAAATTAACCTCATGAACGAACTTTCGAAGGTCAGGAAGGTCATGCAGAAAGTTATCCCTGACGCTCCGCACGAGGTGCTTCTGGTTCTTGACGGTTCAACAGGCCAGAACGCCTTCGAACAGGCAAAAGAGTTTACCAGAGCTACCGAAGTGACGGGAATCTGCATTACCAAACTCGACGGAACTGCCAGGGGAGGTGTGGTAATCGGCATTTCTGACCAGTTTAAAATACCGGTTAAATTTATCGGGGTAGGTGAAAAAATTGAAGACCTGCAGGTTTTCGACCGAGTAGAATTTGTGCAGTCGCTCTTTGAACCAAAAAAATAA
- the rimO gene encoding 30S ribosomal protein S12 methylthiotransferase RimO translates to MKTNPLRSSGINIVTLGCAKNIVDSEHLAARLRANQIHVQYDADLDALPNLIINTCGFINDAKQESIDVILRAIRAKEQGKIRRLVVMGCLSERYRKELEQEIPEVDEYFGVNNVTDIIRYFGLDLQRELTGGERYLHNPAHYAWLKISEGCDRRCAFCAIPAIRGKHTSVPIENLLKEARFMASEGMKELILIAQDLSSYGVDLYGRKELPALLEKLTEIDGIQWIRLHYLYPAGFPKRIVPIIRNHEKICRYLDLPVQHISDTVLRRMRRGTSGKAIRNLIGYLRHEIPDLTLRTTLIVGHPGEGEKEFSELEAFVREVRFERLGVFSYSHEEGTYGGIHYADEVPGEVKQERLQRIMEIQRDISTEKNQAMIGKKITVLIDRKEENGYIGRTAGDSPEIDNEVFVVSEQKLMPGSFVPVLITGADAYDLEAVLVDGSNPLQGRRR, encoded by the coding sequence ATGAAAACCAATCCGCTGCGGTCTTCCGGCATAAACATCGTTACCCTCGGATGTGCGAAAAACATAGTTGATTCCGAGCATCTTGCAGCCCGCCTGCGCGCAAATCAAATCCATGTTCAATACGATGCCGACCTGGATGCCCTGCCCAATCTGATTATCAATACCTGCGGATTCATCAATGATGCCAAACAGGAAAGCATAGATGTCATATTACGTGCCATCCGTGCCAAAGAGCAGGGAAAAATCCGCCGGCTTGTTGTAATGGGATGTTTGTCGGAACGGTACCGGAAAGAACTGGAGCAGGAAATCCCTGAAGTAGATGAATACTTTGGCGTCAATAATGTAACTGATATTATCCGCTACTTTGGTCTGGATCTTCAGAGGGAGCTGACAGGAGGGGAGAGATATCTCCACAATCCAGCTCATTATGCCTGGCTGAAAATTTCGGAGGGATGCGACAGGCGATGTGCTTTCTGTGCCATTCCGGCGATTCGTGGCAAGCATACATCGGTACCGATAGAAAACCTGCTGAAGGAAGCCCGCTTTATGGCATCGGAAGGAATGAAGGAACTGATCCTGATCGCCCAGGACCTGAGTTCGTACGGAGTGGATTTATACGGACGAAAAGAATTACCGGCACTTCTGGAAAAACTGACGGAAATTGACGGAATTCAATGGATAAGACTGCACTACCTGTATCCGGCAGGATTTCCGAAGCGGATTGTTCCGATAATCAGGAATCATGAAAAAATCTGCCGTTATCTTGACCTTCCCGTTCAGCATATCAGCGACACAGTGCTGCGGAGGATGCGGAGGGGAACCAGCGGAAAAGCCATCCGTAACCTGATCGGTTATCTCCGGCATGAAATACCGGATCTTACCCTGCGCACCACTCTGATTGTAGGTCATCCCGGGGAAGGAGAAAAGGAATTTTCCGAGCTGGAAGCTTTTGTGCGGGAAGTAAGGTTTGAAAGGCTGGGCGTATTTTCCTATTCACACGAAGAAGGAACCTATGGCGGTATCCATTATGCAGATGAAGTTCCCGGGGAGGTAAAACAGGAACGTCTGCAGAGGATTATGGAAATTCAGAGGGATATCAGCACGGAGAAAAATCAGGCCATGATCGGCAAAAAAATTACTGTTCTGATTGACAGAAAGGAAGAAAACGGATACATTGGCCGGACAGCAGGAGATTCACCAGAGATTGACAATGAAGTATTTGTTGTTTCGGAGCAAAAGCTGATGCCCGGAAGTTTTGTTCCGGTTCTCATTACCGGTGCCGATGCCTATGACCTGGAAGCAGTTTTGGTGGATGGGTCAAATCCTTTGCAAGGCCGGAGGCGTTGA
- a CDS encoding ATP-dependent Clp protease ATP-binding subunit produces MDSKFSQRIKDVLNYSREEAIRLGNNYIGPEHLVLGILRDGEGMAIEVLINLGADLFELRKAIEKKIQSERPLQTGEAENLPLLKSSERILKLIYLEAKALNNKTIDTGHLLLAILKDEDGLATRIMNEMDIFYDNAREELQHLQIEASSDFSNDDDDERTPFGTSRPGPGSSSKSSSETPVLDNFGVDLTKAAEENKLDPIVGREREIERLAQILSRRKKNNPVLIGEPGVGKSAIVEGLALRIVKRKVSRVLFGKRVVTLDLASIVAGTKYRGQFEERMKAILNELQKTPNVILFIDEIHTIVGAGGASGSLDAANMLKPALARGEIQCIGATTLDEYRQYIEKDGALERRFQKVLVEPTSYEETIEILNNIKERYEEHHNVIYTPEAIEACVKLTMRYISDRHLPDKAIDALDEAGSRVHISNIRVPEKILHLEKIIEETKKEKIKAVKNQNFEKAASFRDKEKQLLEELETEKQKWEKELSKNKEIVDADKVAEVVAMMTGVPVQRIAQTEGTRLLHMAEELRGKVVGQDEAIAKVVKAIQRNRAGLKDPNKPIGSFIFLGPTGVGKTQLAKVLAKYLFDSVDNLIRIDMSEYMEKFSVSRLVGAPPGYVGYEEGGQLTEKVRRKPYSVVLLDEIEKAHPDVFHILLQVLDDGQLTDSLGRRVDFKNTIIIMTSNIGTRQLKDFGQGIGFSTSNNAAKMNEYAKGVIQSALRKTFAPEFLNRVDDVVLFNTLTKEDIYKIIDIELAGLYERINQLGYKVKVADEAKDFLIEKGYDIQFGARPLKRAIQKYLEDPMAEVIIKAVIREGDTIFVSYTKDKDELDITVHVGETSEIREGAGKQESEGV; encoded by the coding sequence ATGGATTCTAAATTTTCACAACGTATTAAAGATGTACTGAACTACAGCAGGGAAGAAGCCATCCGCCTGGGAAACAATTATATAGGCCCTGAGCACCTGGTGCTGGGCATTCTGCGCGACGGAGAAGGGATGGCTATTGAGGTTCTGATCAACCTGGGAGCCGATTTGTTCGAGCTCAGAAAGGCCATTGAAAAGAAAATTCAGTCGGAACGCCCCTTGCAAACCGGTGAAGCAGAAAATCTTCCCCTGCTGAAATCCTCAGAGCGCATTCTTAAGCTGATATACCTCGAAGCCAAGGCATTGAACAACAAGACAATTGACACGGGGCACCTTTTACTGGCCATTCTCAAAGATGAAGATGGCCTGGCCACCCGCATCATGAACGAAATGGATATCTTCTACGACAATGCCCGTGAAGAGCTGCAGCATCTGCAAATTGAAGCCAGTTCCGATTTTTCCAATGATGACGACGACGAACGGACTCCGTTTGGTACCTCACGTCCGGGGCCGGGAAGTTCATCAAAATCTTCCTCCGAAACTCCGGTTCTCGATAATTTCGGGGTGGATCTGACCAAAGCCGCAGAAGAAAACAAACTTGACCCCATTGTTGGCCGTGAAAGGGAAATTGAACGGCTGGCACAGATACTGAGCCGCAGAAAGAAAAACAACCCGGTACTCATCGGTGAACCGGGAGTGGGAAAATCGGCTATCGTTGAAGGACTTGCCCTGCGCATTGTCAAACGGAAAGTCTCGCGTGTACTCTTCGGGAAAAGAGTGGTAACCCTCGACCTGGCTTCTATCGTTGCCGGCACCAAGTACAGGGGACAGTTTGAGGAACGTATGAAAGCCATCCTGAATGAGCTTCAGAAAACACCCAATGTCATTCTGTTTATTGACGAAATCCATACCATTGTTGGTGCGGGCGGCGCTTCCGGTTCGCTCGATGCCGCCAACATGCTCAAACCGGCCCTTGCACGCGGTGAAATCCAGTGCATCGGAGCTACCACCCTGGATGAATACCGGCAGTATATCGAAAAGGACGGAGCCCTCGAACGAAGATTCCAGAAGGTTCTGGTGGAACCTACTTCGTACGAGGAAACCATCGAGATCCTTAACAATATCAAGGAGCGTTACGAAGAACATCATAATGTCATTTATACGCCCGAAGCCATCGAAGCCTGTGTGAAGCTTACCATGCGCTATATCAGCGACCGCCACCTGCCCGATAAGGCTATCGATGCCCTGGATGAAGCCGGTTCACGCGTACATATTTCCAATATCAGGGTACCCGAGAAAATTCTTCACCTCGAGAAAATCATTGAAGAAACCAAAAAGGAAAAAATCAAGGCAGTAAAAAACCAGAACTTTGAAAAGGCTGCCAGTTTCCGGGATAAGGAAAAACAACTGCTCGAGGAACTCGAGACAGAAAAACAGAAATGGGAAAAAGAACTGAGCAAAAACAAAGAAATCGTTGATGCCGATAAAGTGGCCGAAGTGGTGGCAATGATGACCGGTGTGCCGGTTCAGCGCATTGCCCAGACGGAAGGTACCCGGCTCCTGCATATGGCGGAAGAACTCAGGGGAAAAGTGGTTGGGCAGGATGAAGCCATTGCCAAGGTTGTCAAGGCTATTCAGAGAAACCGGGCCGGACTGAAAGACCCCAATAAGCCCATCGGAAGTTTCATCTTCCTTGGCCCTACCGGCGTAGGGAAAACACAGCTTGCCAAGGTCCTTGCCAAATACCTGTTCGATTCGGTGGATAACCTGATCCGGATCGACATGAGCGAGTACATGGAGAAGTTCTCCGTCAGCCGCCTGGTAGGAGCTCCTCCGGGATATGTAGGGTACGAAGAAGGCGGACAGCTTACTGAAAAAGTGCGCCGTAAACCTTATTCGGTAGTCCTTCTGGATGAAATTGAAAAAGCCCATCCCGACGTATTTCATATCCTCCTGCAGGTGCTCGACGACGGACAGCTTACCGACAGCCTGGGCAGGCGCGTGGACTTCAAGAATACCATTATTATCATGACGTCCAACATCGGTACGCGCCAGCTGAAAGATTTCGGACAGGGCATAGGATTCAGCACTTCCAACAATGCGGCCAAAATGAACGAATATGCCAAAGGCGTCATCCAGAGTGCTCTGCGGAAAACCTTTGCCCCTGAATTCCTTAACAGGGTGGATGATGTGGTGCTTTTCAATACGCTTACCAAAGAGGATATTTACAAAATCATCGATATTGAGCTGGCCGGCCTCTATGAGCGTATCAATCAGCTGGGGTACAAGGTTAAAGTTGCCGACGAAGCCAAGGACTTTCTGATTGAGAAAGGATACGACATCCAGTTCGGCGCCCGCCCTCTGAAACGCGCTATCCAGAAATACCTCGAAGACCCGATGGCCGAGGTTATTATCAAAGCCGTCATCAGGGAGGGAGATACGATTTTTGTCAGCTATACCAAGGACAAGGACGAGCTTGATATTACCGTCCATGTGGGCGAAACCTCAGAAATCAGGGAGGGAGCCGGAAAACAGGAAAGCGAAGGCGTTTAA